CTTTATTTTCCCCGTGACGGTAAGGGGATCGTTGGCTGCGGATTTGTCATTGACGGAAAAGTATTAAAAGGTTTTTCTAATTTTGCCGGTGAACTGTATGTGATTCCGGAAGCTTTTGGAATTTCCCGGCAGCAGCAGGCAAATGCGTGGAAGTGCAGAGAAAATTTTCTAAAATATGCAGCGGCTATGATACTGACGGTCGTCGCCAGTATGAACCCGGAGGAAATCATTATCATGGGAAGTGATGTACAGGACGGGGAACTGTCATGGATTAAAAACTATTGTGCCGGTATCATACCGGAGAAACATATGGTCAATATCAGTATAGACGGTGAATATGAAGAAACCTACAGCAAAGGCCTGATCAAATCAGCGCTGAACAGGCTTCTGTTTCCGGTTTCTGAAGTTTAAGATTGATAATCAGAAGAAAGTAAGTTATAATAACACATATAAATAGTGTTATTATTAATTGATGAAATGTAGGTGAAGGAAAAGAAAATGGTATCTTGGAGCACACCGGATCTTAAACTTTACAATAAGGAGCTGATTCGGAAGGAAATTCAGAATAATGAAACATGCAGGAAATCACAGATCGCACAGCTGACATCACTGAGTATCGGTACATGCAACACGGCGATCAACGAAATGCTGAGAGACAATGAGATCATCAAGGTCGATCAGGAAGAACTGATCATGGGGCGCCCGGCAGACAGATTCTGTTATAATAAGGACTATTTTCATGTGATGGGCATGTACTTAAGCGGAGAGCACAGATGCAATCGGATCGAATATGCTGTTGCAGATGCACTTGGAAATGAGAACGTGCATGAATCCATCGAGACAGAGGCTATCACGTATGGCGTGATCGAGAAGATTGTGGATGAGATGCTCGCAGCAGACCCCCTGATCGAGAGTCTTTCGATTGGAATACCCGGAATCACAAGCGGGGGAGTCGTGGAACGGTGTGATATTTCGACGATCGTCGGAGTGGATCTGGAAGGTCAGCTTCGCAGAAAGTTTCATATCGATGTGGAAGTGCGCAATGACATGGATTTTATCGCGTATGGAGCCTATCATACGATTTACAATGGTTCAGCCAATATGGCGGCTGTGTTTTTTCCGTCCGAGAGTGAAGGTACGGTTGGCTGCGGGTTTGTGGTTAACGGAAAAGTACTGAGAGGCTACACAAAGTTTTCAGGAGAAGTTTCCTATATTCTGGAGGGATTTGGCATTTCCAGAAAGCAGCAGGCGAAGTACTGGGGGGACCGGGATATTTTCCTGGTCTACGCAGCGCAGATTGTCCTGATCATCATCGCCACATTGGATCCGGAGGAGATCGTGCTGACAGGCAACGGGATTCACCAGGATGAAGTACCGGCAATCGTTGAGTTCTGCAGTAAGATCGTATCCGACAGTCATATCCCTAAGATCATTGCTACCAGCGACTATGCGGATAATTACATTAAAGGACTGGTCAGGGCATCCATCAACAGAATCTCTTTTCCGATTTCCGAGCCGCTTTAATTACAGAGTATTTAGAATAAAAGCAATGCAGTTTTGAAAAAAGCTGCATTGCTTTTGCATAATTAATATAATACTTATAATAAATGTTGAATGATAAGCTGGAGCACAGGGAGGTATTTATGTCTGAATTTATTAAAATTCGAGGAGCAAGAGAGAATAATCTGAAGAATATCAGTCTGGACATTCCAAAAGGAAAGATTGTCGCCTTTGCCGGTGTGTCCGGTTCGGGAAAAACATCGATTGTTTTTGATACCATCGCATCGGAATCCATGAGGCAGCTCTATGAGACATTTCCGCTGTACGTAAGGAACAAAATGCCATACTATCAGGCGCCAAAGGCGGATGAGATACGCAATCTGACCACGGCAATCGTAATAGATCAGAAGACATACAGCGGGGATGTGCGGTCGACGGCGGGCACGATGACTGATATCAGCCCGATGCTGCGGATCCTCTTTTCACGATATGCCGACCATTCCGCGGGAGCATCCAGCGCGTATTCCTTCAATGATCCGTCTGGCATGTGCCCCGTGTGTTCAGGGCTTGGCAGAACCGTCCGGTTCAATATGGACAGAGTGCTGGACATGAAAAAATCGCTGAACGAAGGGGCAATTCAACTGCCGGGATTCCAGATCGGCACCTATCAGTGGCAGATGTATGCGAACAGCGGAAGGTTTGACCCTGATAAATCGTTAGAGGACTATACGGAAGAAGAAATGGACTTTTTTCTCCACGGATCGGACCTGATCGTTGAGATCAAAAA
The Ruminococcus gauvreauii genome window above contains:
- a CDS encoding ROK family protein, with amino-acid sequence MVSWSTPDLKLYNKELIRKEIQNNETCRKSQIAQLTSLSIGTCNTAINEMLRDNEIIKVDQEELIMGRPADRFCYNKDYFHVMGMYLSGEHRCNRIEYAVADALGNENVHESIETEAITYGVIEKIVDEMLAADPLIESLSIGIPGITSGGVVERCDISTIVGVDLEGQLRRKFHIDVEVRNDMDFIAYGAYHTIYNGSANMAAVFFPSESEGTVGCGFVVNGKVLRGYTKFSGEVSYILEGFGISRKQQAKYWGDRDIFLVYAAQIVLIIIATLDPEEIVLTGNGIHQDEVPAIVEFCSKIVSDSHIPKIIATSDYADNYIKGLVRASINRISFPISEPL